From Mastacembelus armatus chromosome 9, fMasArm1.2, whole genome shotgun sequence:
tcctccaccttcttcacctctactccctgtaacctcaccgttctacttgcAATTTGTTGTACaatttgcattttgttattaCTGTATGCAGAGGTCAGATTTTGTGCACAGGTGCACATGTTCTCCTGTCAAGTTTGTTTTATATAGATCACAAGCTGTGCACAGGAAGTGACCTTATTAGGCCTTGTTTTGTGGACATGCAACGTTTATAAATGAGGCCCTGATCACTACCAAGAACAACTACAGATGATATCAAGACAAACCCGTCCATCTGCCATGGAGATGACATTGGTGGGGATGTAGGCAGACACATCACCGGCCTGAGTCTCAACGACGGGGAGGGCAGTGAGGGAGCCACCACCGAAGTTGTCATTCAGCTTGGCAGCTCTTTCCAGCAGACGGGAGTGCAGGTAGAACACATCACCAGGGTAGGTCTCACGACCAGGGGGACGACGCAGCAGCAGGGACATTTGGCGGTAGGCAACAGCCTGAGGGGAAGTAAATTTACCAAGGCTGAAGTTTTTGAATATTGACTCAATTTCCTTataaatattcagaaaaagGATATTTCCCTATTAATTGTGATCACATGAAATCtttattatttcaaaaacatgaataaatgaaaatcctGTAACTTCAAGCAATAATATAGTGAATCTGACCTGCTTGGACAGATCATCATAGATGATCAGGGCGTGCTTGCCGTTGTCTCTGAAGTACTCTCCCATGGAGCAGCCAGAGTACGGGGCCAGGTACTGCAGAGGGGCAGCATCGGAGGCAGTGGCAGACACCACAATGGTGTATTTCATGGCATCAGCATCAGTCAGCCTCTTCACCAGCTGAACCACAGTGGACCTCTTCTGTCCGATGGCGACGTAGATACAGTacagcttcttcttctcatCTGTTCCATCATTGAACCGCTTCTGGTTGATGATGGTATCAATGGCAATGGCAGTTTTGCTGGAGAGTGACGATGACCAGTTATTAAAGGATGGCTATCATTAGGATTTGCATGTTACATTTTAACACTGACACTGATGCTGCTTATCAATATCGCTATATCAGTACAGTTATTGATACAACTCTCCATAATTtggtacaaaaaataaatatgcgATAGCATTAATTTTGTTGATAATGAAAAACAACCTTTTTCATAATGACTAGGACTAGATGCTGATGAGCTAAAACTAATATCTCAAAATAGAAATTTTGATGAAATGTATATTTCGTTGTTGACAACACAGGACTAGAATGGTATTTGCCAGTATCTGGACATTCAAAATAGGCTACATGTTCACACAAAAGCAGTGCATCCGCATCAATGAGCAAGAGACACATGCAGATGGAATCTCAAAAAGTTGACGGTACCATTAATGACAGAGCTGCAAGCAGGGGAGAGTTACATcagtttttatagtttttatgttttattttaagagaaaagaaaaaaataagaacagaGTTTACAGGTTTTTCTTGTTTAAGCTAGTGTTCTGAAGTGTGacaatgttttgaaaaaaataagattATAATCTGAATAACTACTGAATTAATACAAAGACTTGACGGTGTTTTGACTGCACTAAATCTGTCCATGCTCTGAAACTGAATTTCAGAATgattgtttgacattttgataaTTAAACTTTATGAAAGTGCCCATAACAGCCTGTGGTAAATGTTTACTTATTTATCAATAATCCATATTCCAATCATTTTGTTACCTTCATGTGCCTACTCCACGCTGCCAGCAAACATTACATATCTGGAGTAGAAATACAAGCTAGGCAAATGTGCCTTTCTCCACCTCTGATTGTCATCATCAACCTTAATGAAGTGTAACACCACATACTGTAGTTAGTCTAAGTTCTTGCAGTTGGGTTCTGTCTGTTgggtatgtgagtgtgtgtattcattATAATGTATTCATTAGTAATGGAGTTAGTGGGATAAAATGGGCGATAAGCCATAAGTAACCATatgatatttaataatttagcaCTGGTGGTGGTTTAGTACCAGGATTCATTAGCCATCCCTTTCAGTTATGCAGCTCTTCAAACAATATTTAGAAACTTTAAAAATCCGACAGTGGCTTTTTTCCCTTGATCAGTGCAATGCATGCCCAAACCAtggtaaaaataattttctattGCAGAGTATTTACCCAGTCTGCCTGTCACCAATGATCAGCTCAATCTGGCCTCTGCCAATGGGCACCAGGCTGTCCACAGCCTTGATTCCAGTCTGCATAGGCTCCCTCACAGAGGTACGTGGGATGATACCAGGGGCCTTCATAATCACACACCTACGGACCTTGGAGCCCAGGGGTTTCTGACAAAGAGAATATGCTCTGCATATTAATCTCTAGATTAATAGTCAAATCAAGGTGCGGACTTGTGTTAAAAGAGGGAATAACTCTATTTAGTGTAATGAGCAACAATTCAAACATACAATTTaggtgttttttaaataagcagcttaaattttattttctaactgGCATTTAGATAATAGCAAGGCAACCAGTACGCTAactaaacagacacaaatatgaAGATATTTGTCATTTGGGAAATTCATAAGTTCTTAATAGATAGTTTTCATTTGAAGGCCAGAATTAAATTTCATACAGATTGATTTACTTCTAACTTAAAAGATACATGTATTAGTGTCTTAAATAACCTTTCCATCACTGGGGTTTCCCAGAGCATCCACCACACGGCCAAGCAGCTCTTCACCAACAGGAACATCCACAATGGCACCAGTTCTCTTTACGATGTCACCCTCCTTGATCAGCTTGTCATTACCAAACACCGCGACACCGACGTTATTAGACTCCAGGTTCAGACATATGCcctacaggggaaaaaaaaccaaacttgTCAGCAAGTTAATACGTTTACTATTTCTATgttgaaataaacatttcactttagGAAATGTTTGTATCCTTTGTCACTTCTACAGACACAAGATGCAATGTGTGTCAAAAATGgatttgtgggttttctcctttCAGACATACTTTCAGTCCAGAGGAGAATTCCACCATCTCTTCTGCCTGGACATTCCTCAGCCCGGACACTCTGGCAATACTGTCACTGATAGACAGCACACGCCCTCTCTCCTCCAGGTCTACAGAGGTGTCTTGTCCCATGATCCTCTTCTCTAAGACTGAAGAtatttcagctgtaaaacagAAGACATGTACATTGTCAAagcttcattcattttaaaattgtgcTACAAAATTTGAATTCCTTTTAatacaattaaataaattatactTCCTGACCATGTAACACTACTTACTTTAACTACTGAGCCTTCGCCTTACACTTAAACTGCATTTTAGTGTTTGTATATCTACATATTTACATAGCTGTCATGTGTTCAGATGTTAACTGTATTCCAGTTTgtcaggttgtttttgttttctcaccttCTGCAGccatggtctgtgtgtgtggaggtggtTGACCCCAACGCAGGCGGCCGGTACGGTCTTAGACACCTACATTCAATGACAGATGTACTTAATTCAACTCTGACTGATGACAAAAATTCACACATCATAATGCAGTGACActttaaatgtacatttgtaAACCCTGAGCTGGTGTCTGATCTTCCCAGTGTGACGCAATAACTGTAGTGCTGCTCGCAGCAGGGTGATTTACCTTACGCAATCACTGGAGTTTTATAAACTGCTGTGTAACAAACCATCTGGCATTACAGGTTACAGGACAAAGACTGTCTTTCACAGGGGCAAGTTCAACAAATTCATCCAATTCTACAAGTTCAGGACTATTAAACCATTTAAAAGCTGCATTTATAAAATGATCACAAGTTAGCTAGTGGCCTGAGGTGTAGGGCTGCTCGAttatggatttaaaaaaaacctaatcACAAATATTTTGGTCGTTATAAAAATCTTAATAATTTAACACGATTACTTATTGACTTTGGaaacatgttgcattttttGTAAGAAAACACCTTCAGGTGGTTAAAAAGACTAGTGGTGTTACCTGGTGGTGCACTAGCCAATACCCTGCCTTTAAAATGGTAAATGTACCTGGTTTTATGCATGTTGGTACTTGAACAACAATTTTAACAAGGGCTTTACATCAAAAGTGacattgctgtgtgtgtgtgtgtgtgtgtgtgtgtgtgtgtgtgtagagctCTGCTTCCCCTTCAGGCAGAGTGGGCGTGGCAGATGTTCATTTCTCTCATGCTTCTAAGCTGCAGATAATATTCATGGGAAAAAAgacagggggagagagagagaggcatgaCTGTAACTAGTAGTCCTCTTTCTCACCCTCCATGTCTTGTAGACAAAGCAGACGCAGAAAGTTTTATAGGGTGATATTTGATAGTCAGCCCATGGACACTGCAAAGCCTGCCTGTAAAAGAGGTTTGAGgcctgcagaaaacaaaagaggaacaCATCCCACTTGGCAAAGCTCCTTGCAGACAGCCATGCTGACTTAAGCAGTTTGAACAGCACAGGTTGGTCATTAACAAATCTGATAGATATGTGAACATATGCCAAGACtcattttgtgacatttgaaCTGTTTTCACCATGGGCGTTTGATGAGGAAAGTGAAGCAACTGTCTATTTAAAGTTTGAAGTATTTATCTTCATCTTTTTAGTTGTTAAGTTGTTTAATGTGACTAAGTCAAGATAATTCACTCCTCTTGTTTGATGGCCTCTTTTCACATCCTCCACCCCACTGACGTTGTACAatattttttcttgtgtttattAATCtgtaaatcttttatttttcctaatATCACCcccagcaaaacaaaacagaatgtgGCGAAATAATCAATTACATTGTTTTGGAGATCGCTTGGTGTCGAAATAGAAATCAAATTTCGATTAACTGCACAGCCCTTCTGTGCTATTAACTACCACAAGGGTCACACTGCTAAGATTATTACAGGTAGCCTGAATAAACATGCTGCAACATCCAAATCACATGTGGATTGTTAATTGTAATACTCACAAATTCAGCCCTTGATCTGGGCAGGGCTCTGGCCAAAGCTGCTGTAGCTCGCATGGAGAGCACTTCCTCAGATTGTCAAAGAcctgtctttcttctttttcttcttcttggtgtcctgctcctcctccttctcctcttgcATTACCTCCACCTACTGTAACTTACTGGAGTGCAGACCTGAATCGTCTAACCCAGGATTCATTAACACCAAACTATATTCTCttaattaaaccagtatttctTAAGTAAGCAAATAAATAGGAATGTCAACCTCGAGTGTTAACACGTGCAATGAATCTAGAAATGTTAACGCGTTAATATTTTTAACGCAGACCAAACATAAACCAGGTTTGACCCCAACCTCTTCCTGTAACCGGCGCGGATGGTTACCTGGCTGGGTGTGATGAAGCCACATCACCTGGTTTGCTGGACGTAAGGTTTCGAGTTTGGATAAAGCCAAAGCTGTGTGCACATGTCACATTGATGAagtgttatttaaaaaatgttatttattagaACCATCTTCCAGCGAAGCACATTTCTACTGATGTTAGAAAGTGATGTTAGTGCTGGGACAGAGTAAACAATTTTAAGCTTTCTGTACTTGAGCATTTCTATTTACTACTACTTCATACTTTGACTtaactacatttcagaggaaaccATCATACTTTTACTCTACTACATTTATTTAGAACTTGACTTCTTGGATCaggtaaaacaaaatacaataggCCTATAATCATAAAACTATTGAACCTCAGTAGAAAATTTACAAGCTAGACAGCAGTACGCAAAATGATGATGCGTCAATGTCaagtaatataaaatacattcatgtgaaatgtacCAGTGAAGAGTAGGCTACTTCAAGTAAATTTGACAAATactaatacttttgtacttttacttaagtaaaattttGAATGCACACTTTTACTTGTAATTACTGCGGTATTTCTGCTTCTGAGGTAAAGAACCTCAGTATTTTGTTCCACCACTGTAAATTAATTTTTCTGAATCAAACTTTTGAAACTGACATTGCTCAGTCTGACAATCATCGACTAGTCAGACGCCGTCCTATTAAGTTTGTTATGTGTGCCCCTGTCCTCCACCACTTTCAGCTTTACTACCTGACTCCACCACCTGCCGTCAGGGAGATGATGCTGCCCGCACTATTGTTCACAACTTTATTTTGACTAATGGATAAAAGTGGTGGTCTTAAATTTAAGAGATCTCCAGGGCTAATTATAGAGTCTTTGTGGAAAATGGATGCATTTGGATCCTTGGTGAAAATAAATCCAAACGAAGCCTCATCAAGCTCAcagtttttgctttcttttggcCTACTAGGGTCTTTATTTGAGTTAGAATTTTGTCCAAGGCAGTGGCATCGTCAGACATAATTACTGGGGGCTTCAATATTAGGTCCTGTCAAAGGTTAACACTAAGTTAACACTAGGGACTGATGTGGAGTGAAACAAAACTAATTACAGCATCAGAGACAGTGGCAGTAAATTAGCGACACAGATGAAAACAGGAGGAAGGTGCAAATTTACTGACTGACAGTCATAAATGCACGAAACCATCCGTTGGGAACA
This genomic window contains:
- the LOC113138653 gene encoding ATP synthase subunit alpha, mitochondrial-like, which translates into the protein MAAEAEISSVLEKRIMGQDTSVDLEERGRVLSISDSIARVSGLRNVQAEEMVEFSSGLKGICLNLESNNVGVAVFGNDKLIKEGDIVKRTGAIVDVPVGEELLGRVVDALGNPSDGKKPLGSKVRRCVIMKAPGIIPRTSVREPMQTGIKAVDSLVPIGRGQIELIIGDRQTGKTAIAIDTIINQKRFNDGTDEKKKLYCIYVAIGQKRSTVVQLVKRLTDADAMKYTIVVSATASDAAPLQYLAPYSGCSMGEYFRDNGKHALIIYDDLSKQAVAYRQMSLLLRRPPGRETYPGDVFYLHSRLLERAAKLNDNFGGGSLTALPVVETQAGDVSAYIPTNVISMADGRILLDTELFYKGIRPAINVALSVSRVASAAQITSMKQVAGTMKLELTRYREVAAFAQFGSDLDAATWQLITRGLRLTELLKQGQYAPMAIEEQVAVIYAGVRGHLDKMEPSKITKFEKDFLQHIRSQHQELLTTIKTDGKISEAADAKLKQIVLNFLSSFE